From a single Nicotiana tomentosiformis chromosome 2, ASM39032v3, whole genome shotgun sequence genomic region:
- the LOC104087590 gene encoding serine/threonine-protein kinase PCRK1 isoform X3 has translation MKCFYFTKDEEEEGATLSSRESKVSWVRSLSVASSSATVDTRRSRSEFDSDSRDYTDSFEFYEFLTQRRANDLRVFGFYELKLATKGFSRGLMIGEGGFGSVYRGVVGEMEVAVKRLNRHGFQGHKEWINEVNFLGVVKHPNLVKLIGYCAEDDERGMQRLLVYELMCNKSLEDHLLARSRAPLSWTLRLKIAQDAARGLAYLHEEMDFQLIFRDFKPSNILLDEDFNAKLSDFGLARQGPAAGLSHISTSVVGTVGYAAPEYVQTGRLTAKSDVWSFGVVLYELITGRRVLERNLPRAEQKLLEWVRPYVLDSKKFHFILDPRLEGHDCVKSAQRLASLANKCLTKNPRSRPKMSEVVDILGNIITDAAVQAEAVPETAKEAVNENEEAAEEGVDTKEEGREEVESGKPESNNQKWSFDFKEMVSFRNKSIEWRYRQLCYIFSAKRCKFSRSIFSCTTENAV, from the exons ATGAAATGCTTCTATTTTACAAaggacgaagaagaagaaggggCAACATTAAGTTCGAGGGAATCAAAAGTTTCATGGGTTCGTTCATTGAGCGTAGCATCGAGCAGTGCCACCGTTGATACGCGGAGGTCACGGTCCGAGTTTGACTCGGACTCGAGGGATTATACTGACTCGTTCGAGTTTTATGAGTTCTTAACTCAGCGACGAGCTAATGATCTGCGAGTTTTCGGATTTTATGAGCTGAAATTAGCGACGAAAGGCTTCAGTAGAGGTTTAATGATCGGAGAAGGAGGATTTGGGTCTGTGTATAGAGGAGTTGTTGGTGAAATGGAAGTTGCTGTTAAACGATTGAATCGCCATGGATTCCAG GGGCATAAGGAGTGGATTAATGAAGTAAACTTTTTAGGTGTAGTGAAGCACCCAAATCTAGTGAAGTTAATCGGCTATTGTGCAGAGGATGATGAAAGAGGGATGCAACGTCTTTTAGTCTATGAACTCATGTGTAACAAAAGCTTGGAGGACCATCTGTTGGCCCGATCACGAGCTCCCCTCTCCTGGACTTTGAGATTAAAAATTGCCCAAGATGCAGCTCGTGGATTAGCATATCTGCATGAAGAAATGGATTTTCAG TTGATATTTCGAGACTTCAAGCCATCAAATATTCTTCTGGATGAAGATTTTAATGCAAAGCTTTCAGACTTTGGACTGGCTCGGCAAGGTCCAGCTGCAGGACTAAGCCATATCTCAACATCA GTTGTAGGTACGGTAGGCTATGCGGCCCCTGAATATGTCCAGACTGGAAGACTCACTGCTAAAAGTGATGTTTGGAGCTTCGGAGTTGTCCTTTATGAACTTATCACAGGAAGGAGAGTGTTGGAACGAAACCTTCCTCGAGCTGAGCAAAAACTACTGGAATGGGTGAGACCCTACGTTTTAGACTCAAAGAAGTTTCATTTTATTCTCGACCCTCGACTTGAAGGCCATGATTGTGTCAAGTCTGCTCAAAGACTTGCATCACTGGCCAACAAATGTCTCACGAAGAATCCAAGATCTCGCCCTAAAATGAGTGAGGTCGTTGATATACTCGGGAATATCATTACTGATGCAGCAGTTCAAGCTGAAGCAGTGCCTGAGACTGCAAAAGAAGCAGTAAATGAAAACGAAGAAGCTGCAGAAGAAGGTGTCGACACAAAGGAAGAAGGAAGAGAGGAAGTTGAATCAGGAAAACCGGAAAGCAATAATCAAAAGTGGAGTTTCGATTTCAAAGAAATGGTCAGCTTTAGGAACAAATCTATTG AATGGAGATATCGGCAGCTTTGCTACATATTTTCTGCAAAGAGGTGTAAATTTAGTAGGAGCATCTTCTCTTGTACAACAGAGAATGCAG
- the LOC104087590 gene encoding serine/threonine-protein kinase PCRK1 isoform X2, which produces MKCFYFTKDEEEEGATLSSRESKVSWVRSLSVASSSATVDTRRSRSEFDSDSRDYTDSFEFYEFLTQRRANDLRVFGFYELKLATKGFSRGLMIGEGGFGSVYRGVVGEMEVAVKRLNRHGFQGHKEWINEVNFLGVVKHPNLVKLIGYCAEDDERGMQRLLVYELMCNKSLEDHLLARSRAPLSWTLRLKIAQDAARGLAYLHEEMDFQLIFRDFKPSNILLDEDFNAKLSDFGLARQGPAAGLSHISTSVVGTVGYAAPEYVQTGRLTAKSDVWSFGVVLYELITGRRVLERNLPRAEQKLLEWVRPYVLDSKKFHFILDPRLEGHDCVKSAQRLASLANKCLTKNPRSRPKMSEVVDILGNIITDAAVQAEAVPETAKEAVNENEEAAEEGVDTKEEGREEVESGKPESNNQKWSFDFKEMVSFRNKSIEWRYRQLCYIFSAKRCKFSRSIFSCTTENAV; this is translated from the exons ATGAAATGCTTCTATTTTACAAaggacgaagaagaagaaggggCAACATTAAGTTCGAGGGAATCAAAAGTTTCATGGGTTCGTTCATTGAGCGTAGCATCGAGCAGTGCCACCGTTGATACGCGGAGGTCACGGTCCGAGTTTGACTCGGACTCGAGGGATTATACTGACTCGTTCGAGTTTTATGAGTTCTTAACTCAGCGACGAGCTAATGATCTGCGAGTTTTCGGATTTTATGAGCTGAAATTAGCGACGAAAGGCTTCAGTAGAGGTTTAATGATCGGAGAAGGAGGATTTGGGTCTGTGTATAGAGGAGTTGTTGGTGAAATGGAAGTTGCTGTTAAACGATTGAATCGCCATGGATTCCAG GGGCATAAGGAGTGGATTAATGAAGTAAACTTTTTAGGTGTAGTGAAGCACCCAAATCTAGTGAAGTTAATCGGCTATTGTGCAGAGGATGATGAAAGAGGGATGCAACGTCTTTTAGTCTATGAACTCATGTGTAACAAAAGCTTGGAGGACCATCTGTTGGCCCGATCACGAGCTCCCCTCTCCTGGACTTTGAGATTAAAAATTGCCCAAGATGCAGCTCGTGGATTAGCATATCTGCATGAAGAAATGGATTTTCAG TTGATATTTCGAGACTTCAAGCCATCAAATATTCTTCTGGATGAAGATTTTAATGCAAAGCTTTCAGACTTTGGACTGGCTCGGCAAGGTCCAGCTGCAGGACTAAGCCATATCTCAACATCA GTTGTAGGTACGGTAGGCTATGCGGCCCCTGAATATGTCCAGACTGGAAGACTCACTGCTAAAAGTGATGTTTGGAGCTTCGGAGTTGTCCTTTATGAACTTATCACAGGAAGGAGAGTGTTGGAACGAAACCTTCCTCGAGCTGAGCAAAAACTACTGGAATGGGTGAGACCCTACGTTTTAGACTCAAAGAAGTTTCATTTTATTCTCGACCCTCGACTTGAAGGCCATGATTGTGTCAAGTCTGCTCAAAGACTTGCATCACTGGCCAACAAATGTCTCACGAAGAATCCAAGATCTCGCCCTAAAATGAGTGAGGTCGTTGATATACTCGGGAATATCATTACTGATGCAGCAGTTCAAGCTGAAGCAGTGCCTGAGACTGCAAAAGAAGCAGTAAATGAAAACGAAGAAGCTGCAGAAGAAGGTGTCGACACAAAGGAAGAAGGAAGAGAGGAAGTTGAATCAGGAAAACCGGAAAGCAATAATCAAAAGTGGAGTTTCGATTTCAAAGAAATGGTCAGCTTTAGGAACAAATCTATTG AATGGAGATATCGGCAGCTTTGCTACATATTTTCTGCAAAGAGGTGTAAATTTAGTAGGAGCATCTTCTCTTGTACAACAGAGAATGCAG TGTAA
- the LOC104087590 gene encoding serine/threonine-protein kinase PCRK1 isoform X4 — translation MKCFYFTKDEEEEGATLSSRESKVSWVRSLSVASSSATVDTRRSRSEFDSDSRDYTDSFEFYEFLTQRRANDLRVFGFYELKLATKGFSRGLMIGEGGFGSVYRGVVGEMEVAVKRLNRHGFQGHKEWINEVNFLGVVKHPNLVKLIGYCAEDDERGMQRLLVYELMCNKSLEDHLLARSRAPLSWTLRLKIAQDAARGLAYLHEEMDFQLIFRDFKPSNILLDEDFNAKLSDFGLARQGPAAGLSHISTSVVGTVGYAAPEYVQTGRLTAKSDVWSFGVVLYELITGRRVLERNLPRAEQKLLEWVRPYVLDSKKFHFILDPRLEGHDCVKSAQRLASLANKCLTKNPRSRPKMSEVVDILGNIITDAAVQAEAVPETAKEAVNENEEAAEEGVDTKEEGREEVESGKPESNNQKWSFDFKEMVSFRNKSIGKLDWRNWTAGLVKTS, via the exons ATGAAATGCTTCTATTTTACAAaggacgaagaagaagaaggggCAACATTAAGTTCGAGGGAATCAAAAGTTTCATGGGTTCGTTCATTGAGCGTAGCATCGAGCAGTGCCACCGTTGATACGCGGAGGTCACGGTCCGAGTTTGACTCGGACTCGAGGGATTATACTGACTCGTTCGAGTTTTATGAGTTCTTAACTCAGCGACGAGCTAATGATCTGCGAGTTTTCGGATTTTATGAGCTGAAATTAGCGACGAAAGGCTTCAGTAGAGGTTTAATGATCGGAGAAGGAGGATTTGGGTCTGTGTATAGAGGAGTTGTTGGTGAAATGGAAGTTGCTGTTAAACGATTGAATCGCCATGGATTCCAG GGGCATAAGGAGTGGATTAATGAAGTAAACTTTTTAGGTGTAGTGAAGCACCCAAATCTAGTGAAGTTAATCGGCTATTGTGCAGAGGATGATGAAAGAGGGATGCAACGTCTTTTAGTCTATGAACTCATGTGTAACAAAAGCTTGGAGGACCATCTGTTGGCCCGATCACGAGCTCCCCTCTCCTGGACTTTGAGATTAAAAATTGCCCAAGATGCAGCTCGTGGATTAGCATATCTGCATGAAGAAATGGATTTTCAG TTGATATTTCGAGACTTCAAGCCATCAAATATTCTTCTGGATGAAGATTTTAATGCAAAGCTTTCAGACTTTGGACTGGCTCGGCAAGGTCCAGCTGCAGGACTAAGCCATATCTCAACATCA GTTGTAGGTACGGTAGGCTATGCGGCCCCTGAATATGTCCAGACTGGAAGACTCACTGCTAAAAGTGATGTTTGGAGCTTCGGAGTTGTCCTTTATGAACTTATCACAGGAAGGAGAGTGTTGGAACGAAACCTTCCTCGAGCTGAGCAAAAACTACTGGAATGGGTGAGACCCTACGTTTTAGACTCAAAGAAGTTTCATTTTATTCTCGACCCTCGACTTGAAGGCCATGATTGTGTCAAGTCTGCTCAAAGACTTGCATCACTGGCCAACAAATGTCTCACGAAGAATCCAAGATCTCGCCCTAAAATGAGTGAGGTCGTTGATATACTCGGGAATATCATTACTGATGCAGCAGTTCAAGCTGAAGCAGTGCCTGAGACTGCAAAAGAAGCAGTAAATGAAAACGAAGAAGCTGCAGAAGAAGGTGTCGACACAAAGGAAGAAGGAAGAGAGGAAGTTGAATCAGGAAAACCGGAAAGCAATAATCAAAAGTGGAGTTTCGATTTCAAAGAAATGGTCAGCTTTAGGAACAAATCTATTGGTAAGTTAGATTGGAGGAATTGGACAGCAGGTTTAGTCAAAACATCATAA
- the LOC104087590 gene encoding serine/threonine-protein kinase PCRK1 isoform X1 yields MKCFYFTKDEEEEGATLSSRESKVSWVRSLSVASSSATVDTRRSRSEFDSDSRDYTDSFEFYEFLTQRRANDLRVFGFYELKLATKGFSRGLMIGEGGFGSVYRGVVGEMEVAVKRLNRHGFQGHKEWINEVNFLGVVKHPNLVKLIGYCAEDDERGMQRLLVYELMCNKSLEDHLLARSRAPLSWTLRLKIAQDAARGLAYLHEEMDFQLIFRDFKPSNILLDEDFNAKLSDFGLARQGPAAGLSHISTSVVGTVGYAAPEYVQTGRLTAKSDVWSFGVVLYELITGRRVLERNLPRAEQKLLEWVRPYVLDSKKFHFILDPRLEGHDCVKSAQRLASLANKCLTKNPRSRPKMSEVVDILGNIITDAAVQAEAVPETAKEAVNENEEAAEEGVDTKEEGREEVESGKPESNNQKWSFDFKEMVSFRNKSIEWRYRQLCYIFSAKRCKFSRSIFSCTTENAGTFSQSCIWPRKC; encoded by the exons ATGAAATGCTTCTATTTTACAAaggacgaagaagaagaaggggCAACATTAAGTTCGAGGGAATCAAAAGTTTCATGGGTTCGTTCATTGAGCGTAGCATCGAGCAGTGCCACCGTTGATACGCGGAGGTCACGGTCCGAGTTTGACTCGGACTCGAGGGATTATACTGACTCGTTCGAGTTTTATGAGTTCTTAACTCAGCGACGAGCTAATGATCTGCGAGTTTTCGGATTTTATGAGCTGAAATTAGCGACGAAAGGCTTCAGTAGAGGTTTAATGATCGGAGAAGGAGGATTTGGGTCTGTGTATAGAGGAGTTGTTGGTGAAATGGAAGTTGCTGTTAAACGATTGAATCGCCATGGATTCCAG GGGCATAAGGAGTGGATTAATGAAGTAAACTTTTTAGGTGTAGTGAAGCACCCAAATCTAGTGAAGTTAATCGGCTATTGTGCAGAGGATGATGAAAGAGGGATGCAACGTCTTTTAGTCTATGAACTCATGTGTAACAAAAGCTTGGAGGACCATCTGTTGGCCCGATCACGAGCTCCCCTCTCCTGGACTTTGAGATTAAAAATTGCCCAAGATGCAGCTCGTGGATTAGCATATCTGCATGAAGAAATGGATTTTCAG TTGATATTTCGAGACTTCAAGCCATCAAATATTCTTCTGGATGAAGATTTTAATGCAAAGCTTTCAGACTTTGGACTGGCTCGGCAAGGTCCAGCTGCAGGACTAAGCCATATCTCAACATCA GTTGTAGGTACGGTAGGCTATGCGGCCCCTGAATATGTCCAGACTGGAAGACTCACTGCTAAAAGTGATGTTTGGAGCTTCGGAGTTGTCCTTTATGAACTTATCACAGGAAGGAGAGTGTTGGAACGAAACCTTCCTCGAGCTGAGCAAAAACTACTGGAATGGGTGAGACCCTACGTTTTAGACTCAAAGAAGTTTCATTTTATTCTCGACCCTCGACTTGAAGGCCATGATTGTGTCAAGTCTGCTCAAAGACTTGCATCACTGGCCAACAAATGTCTCACGAAGAATCCAAGATCTCGCCCTAAAATGAGTGAGGTCGTTGATATACTCGGGAATATCATTACTGATGCAGCAGTTCAAGCTGAAGCAGTGCCTGAGACTGCAAAAGAAGCAGTAAATGAAAACGAAGAAGCTGCAGAAGAAGGTGTCGACACAAAGGAAGAAGGAAGAGAGGAAGTTGAATCAGGAAAACCGGAAAGCAATAATCAAAAGTGGAGTTTCGATTTCAAAGAAATGGTCAGCTTTAGGAACAAATCTATTG AATGGAGATATCGGCAGCTTTGCTACATATTTTCTGCAAAGAGGTGTAAATTTAGTAGGAGCATCTTCTCTTGTACAACAGAGAATGCAGGTACGTTTTCCCAATCTTGTATTTGGCCTAGGAAGTGTTAG